A part of Gambusia affinis linkage group LG21, SWU_Gaff_1.0, whole genome shotgun sequence genomic DNA contains:
- the LOC122824473 gene encoding eukaryotic translation initiation factor 1A, X-chromosomal yields MPKNKGKGGKNRRRGKNENESEKRELVFKEDGQEYAQVIKMLGNGRLEAMCFDGTKRLCHIRGKLRKKVWINTSDIILVGLRDYQDNKADVILKYNADEARSLKAYGELPEHAKINETDTFGPGDDDEIQFDDIGDDDEDIDDI; encoded by the exons ATGCCCAAAAATAAAG GTAAAGGAGGAAAGAACCGGCGACGTGGAAAGAACGAGAATGAGTCCGAGAAGAGAGAGCTGGTGTTCAAGGAGGACGGGCAGG AATACGCCCAGGTGATCAAGATGCTGGGGAACGGCCGCCTGGAGGCCATGTGCTTCGACGGCACCAAGCGGCTCTGCCACATCAGAGGAAAACTCCGGAAAAAG GTCTGGATAAACACGTCTGACATCATCCTGGTGGGGCTGAGGGATTACCAG gacaacAAAGCCGACGTGATCCTGAAGTACAACGCAGACGAGGCTCGGAGTTTGAAGGCTTATGGAGAACTTCCAGAACACG CTAAAATCAACGAGACGGACACTTTCGGACCCGGAGACGACGACGAGATCCAGTTCGACGACATCGGCGACGATGATGAAGATATCGATGAT ATCTAA
- the zgc:112982 gene encoding BCLAF1 and THRAP3 family member 3 isoform X1 — translation MILNDFTKMQETDKVKLKPKKTCRARHFSSLGLAPNNGTLPNVQSREKSRTMHMGPTDERTTGVFQRARKMTLTISVSIAPRDVENMSRPRSRSPHYRRFPWEEPDFDPRKVIAELDVNPQDRGRHPREGPDDFRGPYRADRYRDDPRRSPYRDEPHFRHQRHPDHDEFDHWGASPHRDDMRFENRRFSPRDEWFDDRGNGPPPLLPGLSPNPRSDQQQRKMGPGWRREEVGRDQGGFRGFSPGMRADLEKGGRFPQQQNRHYDRNSHFKRPQRQTDAANHPGFREEEEDEDFGGRGSSVDRPRGGFRGRSRGSFPRFARDFGMEADGNRFDYDASFERPPSPPEHFRREDGARRPHFHEDSREPGHQEPNRRSPDSHSYGNHGNQRWRGRGRYNHGPRGRTGPHRHQLRYADSPQAEQRHDYPPFRDDEPGWEDRDAPSPWRRSRSQSLDPNERPERPPPPPAKRGWNEPQNDGMAAVTEETLTIKVDMSRPVNKSSALCYSSDRQLSLDLVNVGRQRLDFLPLLEHSGTYRENAAHSGTFAQEIITLVHFVKEQYFRGDGVTLTERFSAPQKGGYTEDELEELTLHQRFSSNRGFSLNMDSILDDEDDEPLFFRQMKEESKQPQRGPGDLRHDLERRRQEKLEAVKVTIEGSSFSQHSQHSQCEPDLTPPMDPDGFWPAEQNRRRDGGMGSRRGAFHRPNMATQRRNNQFGNQRQNLHSNPAGPNW, via the exons ATGATTTTAAACGACTTCACCAAGATGCAGGAAACCGACAAAGTGAAACTCAAGCCGAAGAAAACTTGTCGCGCTCGGCACTTCTCATCATTGGGTCTGGCGCCAAACAACGGCACGCTTCCAAAcgtgcagagcagagagaaaagcagGACGATGCATATGGGCCCGACCGATGAGCGCACCACTGGCGTATTCCAGCGAGCCAGGAAGATGACGCTAACCATTAGTGTTAGCATAGCGCCCAGAGAT GTTGAAAACATGTCCAGACCGAGGTCCAGATCTCCGCATTACAG GAGATTTCCCTGGGAGGAACCGGACTTTGATCCCCGGAAAGTAATCGCAGAACTGGATGTGAATCCTCAGGACAGGGGCCGCCACCCCAGAGAGGGTCCGGATGACTTTAGGGGCCCCTACAGGGCGGACCGGTACCGAGATGACCCGAGAAGATCTCCATACCGAGACGAGCCTCACTTCAGGCACCAGCGACACCCAGACCACGATGAGTTTGACCACTGGGGGGCGTCGCCTCACCGCGACGACATGCGTTTTGAGAACCGCAGGTTTTCCCCGCGGGATGAATGGTTTGACGACAGAGGGAATGGGCCTCCGCCGCTGCTGCCGGGCTTATCGCCCAACCCGCGGTCGGaccagcagcagaggaagatgGGGCCGGGctggaggagggaggaggtgggCCGGGATCAGGGCGGGTTCAGAGGCTTCAGCCCCGGTATGAGGGCAGACCTGGAGAAAGGAGGGCGCTTCCCTCAGCAGCAGAACAGACACTACGACAGGAACTCGCATTTCAAACGACCACAGCGACAAACGGACGCCGCCAATCACCCGGG GttcagggaggaagaggaggatgaggactTTGGGGGCCGCGGTTCCTCTGTGGACAGACCCAGAGGTGGGTTTAGAGGACGCAGTCGGGGCAGCTTTCCCCGGTTTGCCAGAGACTTTGGCATGGAGGCCGACGGGAATCGGTTCGATTATGATGCTAGCTTTGAGCGGCCGCCAAGTCCGCCGGAGCATTTCAGGAGGGAAGATGGCGCCCGGCGCCCGCATTTTCACGAAGACTCACGGGAACCTGGCCATCAGGAGCCGAACAGGAGGAGCCCTGACTCTCACAGCTacggtaaccatggaaaccagcgTTGGAGGGGGCGAGGGCGGTACAACCACGGTCCGAGAGGACGGACCGGACCCCACAGACACCAGCTGCGGTACGCGGACTCCCCACAGGCCGAGCAGAGGCATGACTACCCCCCCTTCAGGGACGACGAACCCGGCTGGGAGGACCGAGACGCCCCGTCGCCATGGAGACGCAGCCGCTCCCAAAGCCTGGATCCAAACGAACGACCTGAACGGCCGCCGCCACCACCGGCCAAAAGGGGATGGAACGAGCCGCAAAACGATGGCATGGCGGCCGTAACCGAGGAAACGCTCACCATCAAGGTGGACATGAGTCGACCCGTTAACAAGAGCAG CGCGCTCTGCTACTCCTCAGACCGCCAGCTGTCTCTGGACCTGGTCAACGTGGGCCGTCAGCGCCTCGACTTCCTGCCCCTGCTGGAGCATTCAGGGACGTACCGGGAGAACGCCGCGCACTCCGGGACGTTTGCTCAGGAGATCATCACGCTGGTGCACTTTGTCAAAG AGCAGTACTTCCGGGGTGACGGGGTCACCCTCACCGAGCGCTTCTCTGCGCCTCAGAAAGGAGGCTACACCGAAGACGAGCTGGAGGAGCTGACGCTGCACCAGAGGTTCAGCTCCAACAG AGGCTTCAGTCTGAACATGGACTCTATTCTGGATGATGAGGATGACGAGCCGCTCTTCTTCAGACAGATGAAG GAAGAGAGCAAGCAGCCGCAGCGAGGTCCAGGCGACCTCCGGCACGACCTTGAGCGGCGGCgtcaggagaagctggaggcGGTGAAGGTCACCATCGAGGGCAGCAGCTTCTCCCAGCATTCCCAGCATTCCCAGTG TGAGCCGGACCTGACGCCGCCGATGGACCCGGACGGGTTCTGGCCCGCAGAGCAGAACCGCAGGAGAGACGGCGGCATG GGATCCAGGAGGGGAGCGTTTCACCGACCCAACATGGCAACGCAGCGCAGAAATAATCAGTTTGGAAACCAGAGGCAGAACCTGCACAGCAATCCGGCAG GTCCAAACTGGTGA
- the zgc:112982 gene encoding BCLAF1 and THRAP3 family member 3 isoform X3, with protein sequence MSRPRSRSPHYRRFPWEEPDFDPRKVIAELDVNPQDRGRHPREGPDDFRGPYRADRYRDDPRRSPYRDEPHFRHQRHPDHDEFDHWGASPHRDDMRFENRRFSPRDEWFDDRGNGPPPLLPGLSPNPRSDQQQRKMGPGWRREEVGRDQGGFRGFSPGMRADLEKGGRFPQQQNRHYDRNSHFKRPQRQTDAANHPGFREEEEDEDFGGRGSSVDRPRGGFRGRSRGSFPRFARDFGMEADGNRFDYDASFERPPSPPEHFRREDGARRPHFHEDSREPGHQEPNRRSPDSHSYGNHGNQRWRGRGRYNHGPRGRTGPHRHQLRYADSPQAEQRHDYPPFRDDEPGWEDRDAPSPWRRSRSQSLDPNERPERPPPPPAKRGWNEPQNDGMAAVTEETLTIKVDMSRPVNKSSALCYSSDRQLSLDLVNVGRQRLDFLPLLEHSGTYRENAAHSGTFAQEIITLVHFVKEQYFRGDGVTLTERFSAPQKGGYTEDELEELTLHQRFSSNRGFSLNMDSILDDEDDEPLFFRQMKEESKQPQRGPGDLRHDLERRRQEKLEAVKVTIEGSSFSQHSQHSQCEPDLTPPMDPDGFWPAEQNRRRDGGMGSRRGAFHRPNMATQRRNNQFGNQRQNLHSNPAGPNW encoded by the exons ATGTCCAGACCGAGGTCCAGATCTCCGCATTACAG GAGATTTCCCTGGGAGGAACCGGACTTTGATCCCCGGAAAGTAATCGCAGAACTGGATGTGAATCCTCAGGACAGGGGCCGCCACCCCAGAGAGGGTCCGGATGACTTTAGGGGCCCCTACAGGGCGGACCGGTACCGAGATGACCCGAGAAGATCTCCATACCGAGACGAGCCTCACTTCAGGCACCAGCGACACCCAGACCACGATGAGTTTGACCACTGGGGGGCGTCGCCTCACCGCGACGACATGCGTTTTGAGAACCGCAGGTTTTCCCCGCGGGATGAATGGTTTGACGACAGAGGGAATGGGCCTCCGCCGCTGCTGCCGGGCTTATCGCCCAACCCGCGGTCGGaccagcagcagaggaagatgGGGCCGGGctggaggagggaggaggtgggCCGGGATCAGGGCGGGTTCAGAGGCTTCAGCCCCGGTATGAGGGCAGACCTGGAGAAAGGAGGGCGCTTCCCTCAGCAGCAGAACAGACACTACGACAGGAACTCGCATTTCAAACGACCACAGCGACAAACGGACGCCGCCAATCACCCGGG GttcagggaggaagaggaggatgaggactTTGGGGGCCGCGGTTCCTCTGTGGACAGACCCAGAGGTGGGTTTAGAGGACGCAGTCGGGGCAGCTTTCCCCGGTTTGCCAGAGACTTTGGCATGGAGGCCGACGGGAATCGGTTCGATTATGATGCTAGCTTTGAGCGGCCGCCAAGTCCGCCGGAGCATTTCAGGAGGGAAGATGGCGCCCGGCGCCCGCATTTTCACGAAGACTCACGGGAACCTGGCCATCAGGAGCCGAACAGGAGGAGCCCTGACTCTCACAGCTacggtaaccatggaaaccagcgTTGGAGGGGGCGAGGGCGGTACAACCACGGTCCGAGAGGACGGACCGGACCCCACAGACACCAGCTGCGGTACGCGGACTCCCCACAGGCCGAGCAGAGGCATGACTACCCCCCCTTCAGGGACGACGAACCCGGCTGGGAGGACCGAGACGCCCCGTCGCCATGGAGACGCAGCCGCTCCCAAAGCCTGGATCCAAACGAACGACCTGAACGGCCGCCGCCACCACCGGCCAAAAGGGGATGGAACGAGCCGCAAAACGATGGCATGGCGGCCGTAACCGAGGAAACGCTCACCATCAAGGTGGACATGAGTCGACCCGTTAACAAGAGCAG CGCGCTCTGCTACTCCTCAGACCGCCAGCTGTCTCTGGACCTGGTCAACGTGGGCCGTCAGCGCCTCGACTTCCTGCCCCTGCTGGAGCATTCAGGGACGTACCGGGAGAACGCCGCGCACTCCGGGACGTTTGCTCAGGAGATCATCACGCTGGTGCACTTTGTCAAAG AGCAGTACTTCCGGGGTGACGGGGTCACCCTCACCGAGCGCTTCTCTGCGCCTCAGAAAGGAGGCTACACCGAAGACGAGCTGGAGGAGCTGACGCTGCACCAGAGGTTCAGCTCCAACAG AGGCTTCAGTCTGAACATGGACTCTATTCTGGATGATGAGGATGACGAGCCGCTCTTCTTCAGACAGATGAAG GAAGAGAGCAAGCAGCCGCAGCGAGGTCCAGGCGACCTCCGGCACGACCTTGAGCGGCGGCgtcaggagaagctggaggcGGTGAAGGTCACCATCGAGGGCAGCAGCTTCTCCCAGCATTCCCAGCATTCCCAGTG TGAGCCGGACCTGACGCCGCCGATGGACCCGGACGGGTTCTGGCCCGCAGAGCAGAACCGCAGGAGAGACGGCGGCATG GGATCCAGGAGGGGAGCGTTTCACCGACCCAACATGGCAACGCAGCGCAGAAATAATCAGTTTGGAAACCAGAGGCAGAACCTGCACAGCAATCCGGCAG GTCCAAACTGGTGA
- the zgc:112982 gene encoding BCLAF1 and THRAP3 family member 3 isoform X2 has product MFPFQVENMSRPRSRSPHYRRFPWEEPDFDPRKVIAELDVNPQDRGRHPREGPDDFRGPYRADRYRDDPRRSPYRDEPHFRHQRHPDHDEFDHWGASPHRDDMRFENRRFSPRDEWFDDRGNGPPPLLPGLSPNPRSDQQQRKMGPGWRREEVGRDQGGFRGFSPGMRADLEKGGRFPQQQNRHYDRNSHFKRPQRQTDAANHPGFREEEEDEDFGGRGSSVDRPRGGFRGRSRGSFPRFARDFGMEADGNRFDYDASFERPPSPPEHFRREDGARRPHFHEDSREPGHQEPNRRSPDSHSYGNHGNQRWRGRGRYNHGPRGRTGPHRHQLRYADSPQAEQRHDYPPFRDDEPGWEDRDAPSPWRRSRSQSLDPNERPERPPPPPAKRGWNEPQNDGMAAVTEETLTIKVDMSRPVNKSSALCYSSDRQLSLDLVNVGRQRLDFLPLLEHSGTYRENAAHSGTFAQEIITLVHFVKEQYFRGDGVTLTERFSAPQKGGYTEDELEELTLHQRFSSNRGFSLNMDSILDDEDDEPLFFRQMKEESKQPQRGPGDLRHDLERRRQEKLEAVKVTIEGSSFSQHSQHSQCEPDLTPPMDPDGFWPAEQNRRRDGGMGSRRGAFHRPNMATQRRNNQFGNQRQNLHSNPAGPNW; this is encoded by the exons ATGTTTCCCTTCCAGGTTGAAAACATGTCCAGACCGAGGTCCAGATCTCCGCATTACAG GAGATTTCCCTGGGAGGAACCGGACTTTGATCCCCGGAAAGTAATCGCAGAACTGGATGTGAATCCTCAGGACAGGGGCCGCCACCCCAGAGAGGGTCCGGATGACTTTAGGGGCCCCTACAGGGCGGACCGGTACCGAGATGACCCGAGAAGATCTCCATACCGAGACGAGCCTCACTTCAGGCACCAGCGACACCCAGACCACGATGAGTTTGACCACTGGGGGGCGTCGCCTCACCGCGACGACATGCGTTTTGAGAACCGCAGGTTTTCCCCGCGGGATGAATGGTTTGACGACAGAGGGAATGGGCCTCCGCCGCTGCTGCCGGGCTTATCGCCCAACCCGCGGTCGGaccagcagcagaggaagatgGGGCCGGGctggaggagggaggaggtgggCCGGGATCAGGGCGGGTTCAGAGGCTTCAGCCCCGGTATGAGGGCAGACCTGGAGAAAGGAGGGCGCTTCCCTCAGCAGCAGAACAGACACTACGACAGGAACTCGCATTTCAAACGACCACAGCGACAAACGGACGCCGCCAATCACCCGGG GttcagggaggaagaggaggatgaggactTTGGGGGCCGCGGTTCCTCTGTGGACAGACCCAGAGGTGGGTTTAGAGGACGCAGTCGGGGCAGCTTTCCCCGGTTTGCCAGAGACTTTGGCATGGAGGCCGACGGGAATCGGTTCGATTATGATGCTAGCTTTGAGCGGCCGCCAAGTCCGCCGGAGCATTTCAGGAGGGAAGATGGCGCCCGGCGCCCGCATTTTCACGAAGACTCACGGGAACCTGGCCATCAGGAGCCGAACAGGAGGAGCCCTGACTCTCACAGCTacggtaaccatggaaaccagcgTTGGAGGGGGCGAGGGCGGTACAACCACGGTCCGAGAGGACGGACCGGACCCCACAGACACCAGCTGCGGTACGCGGACTCCCCACAGGCCGAGCAGAGGCATGACTACCCCCCCTTCAGGGACGACGAACCCGGCTGGGAGGACCGAGACGCCCCGTCGCCATGGAGACGCAGCCGCTCCCAAAGCCTGGATCCAAACGAACGACCTGAACGGCCGCCGCCACCACCGGCCAAAAGGGGATGGAACGAGCCGCAAAACGATGGCATGGCGGCCGTAACCGAGGAAACGCTCACCATCAAGGTGGACATGAGTCGACCCGTTAACAAGAGCAG CGCGCTCTGCTACTCCTCAGACCGCCAGCTGTCTCTGGACCTGGTCAACGTGGGCCGTCAGCGCCTCGACTTCCTGCCCCTGCTGGAGCATTCAGGGACGTACCGGGAGAACGCCGCGCACTCCGGGACGTTTGCTCAGGAGATCATCACGCTGGTGCACTTTGTCAAAG AGCAGTACTTCCGGGGTGACGGGGTCACCCTCACCGAGCGCTTCTCTGCGCCTCAGAAAGGAGGCTACACCGAAGACGAGCTGGAGGAGCTGACGCTGCACCAGAGGTTCAGCTCCAACAG AGGCTTCAGTCTGAACATGGACTCTATTCTGGATGATGAGGATGACGAGCCGCTCTTCTTCAGACAGATGAAG GAAGAGAGCAAGCAGCCGCAGCGAGGTCCAGGCGACCTCCGGCACGACCTTGAGCGGCGGCgtcaggagaagctggaggcGGTGAAGGTCACCATCGAGGGCAGCAGCTTCTCCCAGCATTCCCAGCATTCCCAGTG TGAGCCGGACCTGACGCCGCCGATGGACCCGGACGGGTTCTGGCCCGCAGAGCAGAACCGCAGGAGAGACGGCGGCATG GGATCCAGGAGGGGAGCGTTTCACCGACCCAACATGGCAACGCAGCGCAGAAATAATCAGTTTGGAAACCAGAGGCAGAACCTGCACAGCAATCCGGCAG GTCCAAACTGGTGA